The proteins below come from a single Beutenbergia cavernae DSM 12333 genomic window:
- a CDS encoding HAD-IC family P-type ATPase yields the protein MTEPATDPAVRGLTGAEVAERVADGRVNVADDSASRSLRDIVRANVFTLFNAMLGIALVCVLVTGYWQDALFGFVLVLNMGIGIVTEYRAKRTLDRLAILDAPHARVRRDGVEHRVDLPEIVLDDVVLLSTGDQVPVDGAVLGSGGLEVDESLLTGESEPVRKAAGDEVLSGSSVVAGSAVVRATKVGPDSYANRITAQARRYSLATSELQQGIRTVLRVISWVIVPVAVALFASQVRSRGGLDTVLSTGTWRDAVVSAVAGVVGMIPDGLVLLTSLNFALAAVLLARVNVLVQELPAVEVLARVDTLCLDKTGTITDGAIVLDRIVDVGDRAGATAALSALAHDPEANVTAAALAEGLDGVVPAEVLDAVPFSSARKWSAIATADGAWVFGAPDVLLAGRTDDDARAALAAVGDDAGAGARVLLLAAAPDGLPDADAALPAALAPQRVAVLREHVRPDAAETLAYFRDQDVALRVISGDNPATVAAIATQVDLDGQAREVSGVDARGLPDDVDALAGVLRESAVFGRVVPEQKVAIVEALQHDGRTVAMTGDGVNDALALKNADLGIAMGNGARATKAVARIVLLDGKFQTLPRVVAQGRRVIANMERVANFFLVKTTYSAVIAVVVVLLALLTPFSYPFLPRHLTLASSLTIGIPAFLLSLPPNDQRYRPGFLRRVLSFAIPSGVVVAIAVLVAYALVDGDGNQAEARTAATYVTIAIGLWIVGIFARPWNVWRVLLVLGLAAAGIGALLVPLARDFFLLVPPTPTAWAIVGGLGVLGACAVELVHRWAHRVADRPA from the coding sequence GTGACCGAGCCCGCGACCGATCCCGCCGTCCGCGGCCTCACGGGCGCGGAGGTCGCCGAACGCGTCGCTGACGGCCGCGTCAACGTCGCCGACGACTCCGCGTCGCGCAGCCTGCGGGACATCGTCCGGGCCAACGTCTTCACGCTGTTCAACGCGATGCTCGGGATCGCGCTCGTGTGCGTGCTCGTCACCGGGTACTGGCAGGACGCGCTGTTCGGGTTCGTGCTCGTCCTCAACATGGGGATCGGGATCGTCACCGAGTACCGCGCGAAGCGGACGCTCGACCGGCTCGCGATCCTCGACGCGCCGCACGCCCGGGTCCGGCGTGACGGCGTCGAGCACCGCGTGGACCTCCCCGAGATCGTGCTCGACGACGTCGTCCTCCTGTCGACCGGCGACCAGGTTCCCGTCGACGGCGCGGTCCTGGGCTCCGGCGGCCTCGAGGTCGACGAGTCGCTCCTCACCGGCGAGTCCGAGCCGGTGCGCAAGGCGGCGGGCGACGAGGTGCTCTCGGGGTCGTCGGTCGTCGCTGGTTCGGCCGTCGTGCGGGCCACCAAGGTGGGCCCCGACAGCTACGCGAACCGCATCACCGCGCAGGCGCGGCGCTACTCGCTGGCGACGTCGGAGCTGCAGCAGGGCATCCGCACCGTGCTCCGCGTGATCAGCTGGGTCATCGTGCCGGTCGCCGTCGCCCTGTTCGCGAGCCAGGTGCGCAGCCGGGGCGGCCTGGACACGGTGCTGAGCACGGGGACCTGGCGCGACGCCGTCGTGTCGGCGGTCGCCGGCGTCGTCGGCATGATCCCGGACGGGCTCGTGCTCCTCACGTCCCTGAACTTCGCGCTCGCGGCCGTCCTGCTCGCCCGCGTCAACGTGCTCGTTCAGGAGCTGCCCGCCGTCGAGGTCCTCGCCCGGGTCGACACGCTGTGCCTCGACAAGACCGGCACGATCACCGACGGCGCGATCGTCCTCGACCGCATCGTCGACGTCGGGGACCGCGCGGGCGCGACAGCGGCGCTCTCGGCGCTCGCCCACGACCCGGAGGCCAACGTCACGGCGGCCGCGCTCGCGGAGGGGCTCGACGGCGTCGTCCCCGCCGAGGTCCTCGACGCGGTGCCGTTCTCCTCGGCGCGCAAGTGGAGCGCGATCGCGACGGCGGACGGTGCGTGGGTGTTCGGCGCGCCCGACGTGCTGCTGGCGGGCCGGACGGACGACGACGCGCGCGCGGCCCTCGCCGCGGTGGGCGACGACGCCGGCGCCGGTGCCCGCGTGCTGCTGCTCGCGGCCGCGCCGGACGGCCTGCCGGACGCGGACGCCGCCCTTCCCGCGGCCCTGGCGCCGCAGCGGGTCGCCGTGCTGCGCGAGCACGTGCGCCCCGACGCCGCGGAGACCCTGGCGTACTTCCGCGACCAGGACGTGGCGCTCCGGGTGATCTCGGGCGACAACCCGGCGACCGTCGCGGCGATCGCGACCCAGGTCGACCTCGACGGCCAGGCGCGCGAGGTGTCCGGCGTCGACGCGCGCGGGCTGCCCGACGACGTCGACGCGCTCGCCGGTGTGCTGCGAGAGTCTGCGGTGTTCGGGCGCGTCGTGCCGGAGCAGAAGGTCGCCATCGTCGAGGCGCTGCAGCACGACGGCCGGACCGTCGCGATGACGGGCGACGGCGTCAACGACGCGCTCGCCCTCAAGAACGCGGACCTCGGGATCGCCATGGGCAACGGCGCCCGGGCCACGAAGGCCGTGGCACGGATCGTGCTGCTCGACGGCAAGTTCCAGACGCTCCCACGCGTCGTGGCGCAGGGCCGCCGCGTCATCGCGAACATGGAGCGTGTCGCGAACTTCTTCCTCGTGAAGACCACGTACTCGGCGGTGATCGCCGTCGTCGTCGTGCTCCTCGCCCTCCTGACGCCGTTCAGCTACCCGTTCCTGCCGCGGCACCTCACGCTCGCGTCGTCGTTGACGATCGGCATCCCCGCGTTCCTGCTCTCGCTCCCGCCGAACGACCAGCGGTACCGGCCCGGGTTCCTGCGACGGGTGCTCTCCTTCGCGATCCCGAGCGGCGTCGTCGTCGCGATCGCCGTCCTGGTGGCGTACGCGCTCGTCGACGGCGACGGGAACCAGGCCGAGGCGCGGACCGCCGCCACGTACGTGACGATCGCGATCGGGCTGTGGATCGTGGGGATCTTCGCGCGGCCCTGGAACGTGTGGCGCGTGCTCCTCGTGCTCGGTCTCGCCGCCGCCGGGATCGGGGCTCTGCTGGTCCCGCTGGCCCGGGACTTCTTCCTGCTCGTGCCGCCGACGCCGACGGCGTGGGCGATCGTGGGAGGGCTGGGCGTGCTCGGGGCGTGCGCTGTCGAGCTCGTGCACCGCTGGGCCCACCGCGTGGCGGACCGGCCGGCCTGA
- the acnA gene encoding aconitate hydratase AcnA: MSSVDTFGAKGTLAVGGRSYEIFRLSAVPGVERLPFSLKVLAENLLRTEDGANITADHVRALAAWDPDAEPDTEIQFTPARVVMQDFTGVPCVVDLATMREAVTSLGGEASTINPLAPAELVIDHSVQIDVFGTSDAFARNVEYEYQRNGERYQFLRWGQTAFDDFKVVPPGTGIVHQVNIEYLARVVMTREVDGVERAYPDTCVGTDSHTTMVNGLGVLGWGVGGIEAEAAMLGQPVSMLIPRVVGFKLSGEIPAGVTATDVVLTITQKLRQHGVVGKFVEFYGDGVAAVPLANRATIGNMSPEFGSTAAIFPIDDVTLEYLRLTGRSGDQVALVEAYAKEQGLWHDPASEPVFSEYLELDLSTVVPSIAGPKRPQDRIELSRAKEQFARDLPAYAPEATNGVDEAEEESFPASDSPAISSHVHRTVPVTTPDGVTYDLFHGAVVIASITSCTNTSNPSVMLAAALLAKNAVEKGLTVKPWVKTSMAPGSQVVTNYYEKAGLWPYLEKLGYHLVGYGCTTCIGNSGPLPDEVSEAVNTHDLAVASVLSGNRNFEGRINPDVKMNYLASPPLVIAYALAGTMDFDFEADPLGRDADGHPIFLRDLWPTPEEVQATIDSSITREMFTADYADVFAGDDLWRALDTPEGDTFAWDPESTYVRKPPYFEGMGAEPEPVTDIAGARVLAKLGDSVTTDHISPAGSIKADSPAGRYLAEHGVERRDFNSYGSRRGNHEVMIRGTFANIRLKNQLLDGVEGGFTRNLLSGEQTSIYDAAQAYAEAGVPLVVLGGKEYGSGSSRDWAAKGTSLLGVRAVITESFERIHRSNLIGMGVLPLQFPDGETADSLGLDGTETFDVAGITELNSGTTPSTVRVTATKADGTAVEFDAVVRIDTPGEADYYRNGGILQYVLRSLVAA, encoded by the coding sequence GTGAGCAGCGTCGACACGTTCGGAGCCAAGGGAACCCTCGCCGTCGGGGGGAGGAGCTACGAGATCTTCCGGCTCTCGGCGGTGCCGGGGGTCGAGCGGCTGCCGTTCAGCCTCAAGGTGCTCGCCGAGAACCTGCTCCGCACCGAGGACGGCGCGAACATCACCGCCGACCACGTGCGCGCCCTGGCCGCCTGGGACCCGGACGCCGAGCCCGACACCGAGATCCAGTTCACGCCCGCGCGCGTGGTCATGCAGGACTTCACCGGCGTGCCGTGCGTCGTCGACCTCGCGACCATGCGCGAGGCCGTGACCAGCCTCGGCGGCGAGGCCTCGACGATCAACCCGCTCGCCCCCGCCGAGCTGGTCATCGACCACTCCGTGCAGATCGACGTGTTCGGCACGTCGGACGCGTTCGCGCGCAACGTCGAGTACGAGTACCAGCGCAACGGCGAGCGGTACCAGTTCCTGCGCTGGGGGCAGACGGCGTTCGACGACTTCAAGGTCGTGCCGCCCGGCACGGGCATCGTGCACCAGGTCAACATCGAGTACCTGGCGCGCGTGGTCATGACGCGTGAGGTGGACGGCGTCGAGCGCGCCTACCCGGACACGTGCGTGGGTACCGACTCGCACACGACGATGGTCAACGGGCTCGGCGTGCTCGGCTGGGGCGTCGGCGGCATCGAGGCCGAGGCGGCGATGCTCGGCCAGCCCGTGTCGATGCTCATCCCGCGCGTGGTCGGCTTCAAGCTGTCGGGCGAGATCCCCGCGGGAGTGACGGCGACGGACGTCGTCCTCACGATCACGCAGAAGCTGCGCCAGCACGGCGTCGTCGGCAAGTTCGTCGAGTTCTACGGCGACGGCGTCGCAGCCGTGCCGCTCGCGAACCGCGCCACGATCGGGAACATGAGCCCGGAGTTCGGCTCGACGGCGGCGATCTTCCCGATCGACGACGTCACCCTGGAGTACCTGCGCCTCACGGGCCGGTCCGGCGACCAGGTGGCCCTCGTCGAGGCGTACGCCAAGGAGCAGGGACTCTGGCACGACCCGGCCAGCGAGCCCGTGTTCTCGGAGTACCTCGAGCTCGACCTGTCGACCGTCGTGCCGTCGATCGCCGGCCCGAAGCGCCCGCAGGACCGCATCGAGCTCTCACGGGCCAAGGAGCAGTTCGCCCGCGACCTGCCCGCGTACGCCCCCGAGGCGACGAACGGCGTCGACGAGGCGGAGGAGGAGTCGTTCCCGGCGTCCGACTCGCCGGCGATCTCGTCGCACGTGCACCGCACGGTGCCGGTGACGACGCCCGACGGCGTCACGTACGACCTGTTCCACGGCGCCGTCGTCATCGCGTCGATCACGTCGTGCACGAACACGTCCAACCCGTCGGTCATGCTCGCGGCGGCACTGCTCGCCAAGAACGCCGTCGAGAAGGGCCTCACGGTGAAGCCGTGGGTCAAGACGTCGATGGCGCCCGGCTCCCAGGTCGTGACGAACTACTACGAGAAGGCCGGCCTGTGGCCCTACCTCGAGAAGCTCGGCTACCACCTCGTCGGCTACGGCTGCACGACGTGCATCGGCAACTCCGGGCCGCTGCCCGACGAGGTCTCCGAGGCCGTGAACACGCATGACCTCGCCGTCGCGAGCGTGCTGTCCGGCAACCGGAACTTCGAGGGCCGGATCAACCCGGACGTCAAGATGAACTACCTCGCGTCGCCGCCGCTGGTCATCGCGTACGCCCTGGCGGGCACCATGGACTTCGACTTCGAGGCCGACCCGCTCGGGCGCGACGCCGACGGCCACCCGATCTTCCTGCGCGACCTCTGGCCGACGCCGGAAGAGGTGCAGGCGACGATCGACAGCTCGATCACGCGCGAGATGTTCACCGCCGACTACGCGGACGTCTTCGCCGGCGACGACCTGTGGCGCGCCCTGGACACGCCGGAGGGCGACACGTTCGCGTGGGACCCGGAGTCCACGTACGTGCGCAAGCCCCCGTACTTCGAGGGCATGGGCGCCGAGCCGGAGCCGGTCACGGACATCGCGGGTGCCCGCGTGCTCGCGAAGCTCGGCGACTCCGTCACGACCGACCACATCAGCCCCGCCGGGTCCATCAAGGCGGACAGCCCGGCCGGTCGCTACCTCGCCGAGCACGGCGTCGAGCGGCGTGACTTCAACTCCTACGGCTCGCGCCGCGGCAACCACGAGGTCATGATCCGCGGCACGTTCGCGAACATCCGGTTGAAGAACCAGCTGCTCGACGGCGTCGAGGGCGGGTTCACCCGCAACCTGCTGTCCGGTGAGCAGACGTCGATCTACGACGCCGCGCAGGCGTACGCCGAGGCGGGAGTCCCGCTCGTCGTCCTCGGCGGCAAGGAGTACGGCTCCGGGTCCTCGCGCGACTGGGCGGCGAAGGGCACGAGCCTGCTCGGGGTCCGCGCCGTCATCACCGAGAGCTTCGAGCGGATCCACCGGTCGAACCTCATCGGGATGGGCGTGCTGCCGCTGCAGTTCCCGGACGGCGAGACCGCCGACTCCCTGGGCCTGGACGGCACGGAGACGTTCGACGTCGCGGGCATCACGGAGCTCAACTCCGGCACCACGCCGTCGACCGTGCGGGTGACCGCGACGAAGGCCGACGGCACGGCCGTCGAGTTCGACGCCGTCGTCCGCATCGACACGCCCGGCGAGGCGGACTACTACCGCAACGGCGGCATCCTGCAGTACGTGCTGCGCTCGCTCGTGGCCGCCTGA
- a CDS encoding serpin family protein has translation MTPRRAHLGAGTLAAAVLVLVACQQPAPGEPDQRSDAERVVVQVSDAEAATDVVSATEAFGLTMLASGDADSNVVTSPASAVVALAMLAEGARGVSEAELDALLGASGPDRTDAVGALLAALQEHDGDPALAAADELPETPLAHLANQIVLDEGFEVRAEFLDTLAAGYGAGIATADLATRDGVRVLGAWVREHTGGLIPGSAIEPKPELRLVLQNVVVLAARWESPFDASDTRDVPFAVRADDVPLVRTMHGLREVPYAEVDGWRAARVPYAEAFSADLVLPPDGVDPADVPAGTLGALVAALDAAQPVEVELAVPALDLPPARLALAPAIEAAGAASLLDPDTADLTGIDDDLFVGQAVQQAMLRMDEEGTVAAAVTEIGVELSSGEAPRDARELSLDRPYLVRIAHDDTGWPLFVAAIRDPRG, from the coding sequence ATGACACCTCGCCGCGCCCATCTCGGTGCCGGGACCCTCGCCGCCGCTGTGCTCGTGCTCGTCGCCTGCCAGCAGCCCGCGCCGGGAGAGCCCGACCAGCGTTCCGACGCGGAGCGCGTCGTGGTCCAGGTCTCGGATGCGGAAGCGGCGACCGACGTCGTCTCGGCGACCGAGGCGTTCGGACTCACGATGCTCGCGTCGGGCGACGCCGACTCGAACGTCGTCACGTCGCCGGCCTCCGCCGTCGTCGCCCTGGCGATGCTCGCCGAAGGTGCGCGCGGCGTCAGCGAGGCGGAGCTGGACGCGCTCCTCGGCGCATCCGGCCCCGACCGCACGGACGCCGTGGGCGCCCTGCTCGCCGCGCTGCAGGAGCACGACGGCGATCCCGCCCTCGCCGCCGCCGACGAGCTGCCGGAGACGCCTCTCGCGCACCTCGCGAACCAGATCGTTCTCGACGAGGGGTTCGAGGTGCGCGCGGAGTTCCTCGACACGCTGGCCGCCGGGTACGGCGCCGGGATCGCGACGGCGGACCTCGCCACCCGCGACGGCGTGCGGGTGCTCGGCGCCTGGGTCCGCGAGCACACCGGCGGGCTCATCCCGGGCTCGGCGATCGAGCCCAAGCCCGAGCTGCGGCTGGTGCTCCAGAACGTCGTGGTGCTCGCCGCACGCTGGGAGAGCCCGTTCGACGCGAGCGACACGCGGGACGTTCCCTTCGCCGTCCGGGCGGACGACGTCCCGCTGGTCCGCACGATGCACGGTCTCCGGGAGGTTCCGTACGCGGAGGTCGACGGCTGGCGGGCTGCCCGGGTGCCGTACGCCGAGGCCTTCAGCGCCGACCTCGTGCTGCCGCCGGACGGCGTCGATCCGGCGGACGTGCCGGCCGGGACGCTCGGCGCGCTGGTCGCGGCGCTCGACGCCGCGCAGCCGGTCGAGGTCGAGCTCGCGGTCCCGGCGCTGGACCTGCCGCCTGCTCGGCTCGCGCTCGCGCCGGCGATCGAGGCGGCCGGCGCCGCCAGCCTGCTCGACCCCGACACGGCCGACCTCACCGGGATCGACGACGATCTGTTCGTGGGCCAGGCCGTGCAGCAGGCGATGCTGCGGATGGACGAGGAGGGGACCGTCGCGGCCGCGGTCACGGAGATCGGCGTGGAGCTGTCGTCGGGGGAGGCGCCGCGCGACGCCCGGGAGCTCAGCCTGGACCGCCCGTACCTCGTGCGGATCGCGCACGACGACACGGGCTGGCCGCTGTTCGTGGCCGCGATCCGGGACCCCCGGGGCTGA
- a CDS encoding aminoglycoside phosphotransferase family protein, producing the protein MPDAEFDITPDLVTALLAEQHPDLAHLPVRIVAEGWDNVVVRLGEDLGVRLPRREVGARLLENEQTWLPRLADRLPVTVPAPVRVGVPGSGYPWPWSVVRWTSGTTAARTPVESRAAWAAHLGEVIGALHAPAPDDAPVNPFRRGRLADRDEVLRSRLDAIAGGVLPRDTVGGLRRIWAEAVAAPDHAGPALWIHGDPHPANLVVADGRLVALVDFGDLTSGDPAVDLSTASLAFDAPGRAAFLAAYGGVDDATWSRAQGWAVVMAVAVLAHEPVDRTNAAWARPAMLRLGES; encoded by the coding sequence GTGCCCGACGCCGAGTTCGACATCACCCCGGACCTCGTGACCGCGCTGCTCGCCGAGCAGCACCCCGACCTCGCCCACCTTCCGGTACGGATCGTCGCCGAGGGGTGGGACAACGTCGTCGTCCGGCTCGGCGAGGACCTCGGCGTCCGCCTGCCCCGCCGGGAGGTCGGCGCCAGGTTGCTGGAGAACGAGCAGACCTGGCTCCCCCGGCTGGCCGACCGGCTCCCGGTGACCGTCCCCGCCCCGGTGCGCGTCGGCGTCCCGGGATCGGGCTACCCGTGGCCGTGGAGCGTGGTGCGGTGGACGTCCGGCACGACGGCGGCGCGCACGCCCGTCGAGAGCCGTGCCGCCTGGGCGGCGCACCTCGGCGAGGTCATCGGCGCCCTGCACGCCCCGGCACCCGACGACGCCCCGGTGAACCCGTTCCGCCGCGGACGCCTTGCGGACCGGGACGAGGTGCTGCGCTCCCGGCTGGACGCCATCGCCGGCGGGGTGCTCCCCCGCGACACGGTGGGGGGCCTGCGCCGCATCTGGGCCGAGGCCGTCGCCGCCCCGGACCACGCCGGCCCGGCGCTGTGGATCCACGGCGATCCGCACCCCGCGAACCTCGTGGTGGCCGACGGGCGCCTCGTCGCGCTCGTGGACTTCGGCGACCTCACCTCCGGCGACCCCGCCGTCGACCTCTCCACCGCCTCCCTCGCGTTCGACGCTCCGGGGCGCGCCGCGTTCCTGGCGGCGTACGGCGGCGTCGACGACGCGACGTGGTCCCGCGCACAGGGCTGGGCCGTCGTGATGGCGGTCGCCGTGCTGGCGCACGAGCCCGTGGATCGGACCAACGCCGCGTGGGCCCGGCCCGCGATGCTCCGCCTCGGCGAGTCCTGA
- a CDS encoding NUDIX hydrolase produces the protein MSEPTPTGARAQLLALARDNRALPIPGRSPDPSARRSAVLVLFGVLDTVPAATPATPNVAADLDVLLTRRSPDLTHHPGQIAFPGGGIDDDDGGPEDAAVREAVEETGLDPAGVEVLGRLGDLGLPVSDNVVTPVLAWWATPSPLVPDGTETAEVFRVPVADLVDPGNRRTTAITRGSETWRGPAFEVADRVVWGFTAMVLDALLDALGWSEPWDRRREIPVPL, from the coding sequence ATGAGCGAACCGACGCCCACCGGCGCGCGTGCCCAGCTCCTCGCCCTCGCCCGGGACAACCGCGCCCTGCCGATCCCGGGGCGCAGCCCCGACCCGTCGGCACGACGCTCCGCCGTCCTCGTGCTGTTCGGCGTGCTCGACACCGTCCCGGCCGCCACGCCGGCAACGCCCAACGTCGCGGCCGACCTCGACGTCCTGCTGACCCGGCGCTCCCCTGACCTGACCCACCACCCCGGCCAGATCGCGTTCCCCGGCGGCGGGATCGATGACGATGACGGCGGTCCCGAGGACGCCGCCGTGCGCGAGGCGGTCGAGGAGACCGGCCTCGATCCGGCCGGCGTCGAGGTCCTGGGCAGGCTCGGCGACCTCGGTCTGCCGGTGAGCGACAACGTCGTGACGCCGGTCCTCGCCTGGTGGGCGACGCCGTCGCCCCTCGTGCCGGACGGCACGGAGACCGCCGAGGTCTTCCGCGTCCCGGTCGCGGACCTGGTGGATCCCGGGAACCGGCGGACGACGGCGATCACGCGCGGGTCGGAGACGTGGCGCGGCCCGGCGTTCGAGGTGGCGGACCGCGTGGTCTGGGGCTTCACGGCGATGGTGCTCGACGCCCTCCTGGACGCGCTCGGTTGGTCGGAGCCCTGGGACCGCCGCCGCGAGATCCCCGTGCCGCTCTGA
- a CDS encoding trimeric intracellular cation channel family protein produces MDVADLSTQVVRVLDLLGVAANVLLAGILAREQRFDLVGFIVLGVASGLGGGLLRDTLLQVGTPVALTDVAYLVTAIGVALFAYLVRTSGRWWLRGVRLIDAVALGTWGAVGAQRALDAGLHWLPAILLGTLTAVGGGMIRDLLVRRTPIVFGGNTLYATCATAAAAVVVLLDRLTPQGWAGATTLVAAAVGAALCLLAYRQGWRLPEARDWRPVRRSRTKDAR; encoded by the coding sequence GTGGACGTGGCGGATCTCAGCACGCAGGTCGTGCGGGTGCTGGATCTCCTCGGCGTCGCCGCGAACGTCCTGCTCGCCGGCATCCTGGCGCGCGAGCAGCGGTTCGACCTCGTCGGGTTCATCGTCCTGGGGGTCGCGTCCGGGCTCGGCGGCGGTCTGCTGCGCGACACGCTGCTCCAGGTCGGCACGCCGGTCGCCCTGACGGACGTCGCGTACCTCGTCACAGCGATCGGCGTCGCCCTCTTCGCCTACCTCGTGCGCACCTCCGGTCGATGGTGGCTGCGGGGCGTGCGCCTCATCGACGCCGTGGCGCTCGGCACCTGGGGCGCGGTCGGCGCCCAGCGAGCGCTGGACGCCGGCCTGCACTGGCTCCCCGCGATCCTCCTCGGCACGCTCACCGCGGTGGGCGGCGGCATGATCCGCGACCTGCTCGTGCGCCGCACGCCCATCGTGTTCGGCGGGAACACGCTGTACGCGACGTGCGCGACGGCAGCGGCCGCCGTCGTCGTCCTCCTCGACCGCCTGACGCCCCAGGGGTGGGCCGGGGCGACGACGCTCGTCGCCGCGGCGGTGGGCGCCGCGCTGTGCCTGCTCGCCTACCGCCAGGGCTGGCGCCTCCCCGAGGCGCGGGACTGGCGCCCGGTGCGACGGAGCCGCACGAAGGACGCGCGATGA
- a CDS encoding GuaB1 family IMP dehydrogenase-related protein produces the protein MRFLPGQNPTTDLTYGDVFLVPSRSDVASRFDVDLTPVDGTGPTIPVVAANMTAVSGRRMAETLARRGAMGILPQDTPTDVVTDVVEWVKSRHAIVESAVTIRPDDTVHDVVALIGKRSHGAAVVVEQDRPVGIVTLADCQGVDQFTQVRDVMAARPEVLGASTLDGPDALAAAYTQLHEARRKIVPVVDDAAGGALIGVLTRTGALRSSIYPPALDGAGRLRVGAAVGVRGDVGAHAKELVAAGVDLLVVDTAHGHQEQMLEALRAVRAIDPGVPVVAGNVVTADGVTDLVEAGADIVKVGVGPGAMCTTRMMTGVGRPQFSAVLECAGRARELGAHVWADGGVRHPRDVALALAAGASQVMIGSWFAGTHESPGDLHTDGTGRQYKESFGMASARAVAARTRAGSPFERARKALYEEGISSSRMYLDPDRPGVEDLLDQITAGLRSACTYAGARTLAEFADRAVVGIQSAAGYEEGRPLPVGW, from the coding sequence ATGCGTTTCCTGCCGGGGCAGAACCCCACGACGGATCTCACGTACGGCGACGTGTTCCTCGTCCCGTCCCGGTCCGACGTCGCCAGCCGGTTCGACGTCGACCTCACGCCGGTGGACGGCACCGGACCGACGATCCCCGTCGTCGCCGCGAACATGACAGCCGTCAGCGGACGGCGGATGGCAGAGACCCTCGCCCGGCGCGGGGCGATGGGGATCCTGCCGCAGGACACGCCCACCGACGTCGTGACCGACGTCGTCGAGTGGGTCAAGTCCCGGCACGCGATCGTCGAGAGCGCCGTCACGATCCGTCCGGACGACACCGTGCACGACGTCGTCGCCCTCATCGGCAAGCGGTCGCACGGCGCGGCGGTCGTGGTCGAGCAGGACCGCCCCGTCGGCATCGTGACGCTCGCCGACTGCCAGGGCGTCGACCAGTTCACCCAGGTGCGCGACGTCATGGCCGCGCGCCCGGAGGTGCTCGGCGCCTCGACCCTCGACGGACCGGACGCCCTCGCCGCCGCGTACACCCAGCTGCACGAGGCACGCCGCAAGATCGTCCCGGTGGTCGACGACGCGGCCGGCGGTGCCCTGATCGGCGTGCTGACCCGCACCGGCGCCCTGCGCTCGAGCATCTACCCGCCGGCGCTCGACGGCGCCGGCCGGCTCCGCGTCGGGGCGGCGGTCGGCGTGCGGGGCGACGTCGGCGCGCACGCCAAGGAGCTGGTCGCGGCGGGCGTCGACCTGCTCGTGGTCGACACCGCGCACGGCCACCAGGAGCAGATGCTGGAGGCGCTCCGCGCGGTCCGCGCCATCGACCCCGGTGTGCCGGTGGTGGCCGGCAACGTCGTGACGGCCGACGGCGTCACCGACCTCGTCGAGGCGGGTGCGGACATCGTCAAGGTCGGCGTCGGGCCCGGTGCGATGTGCACCACGCGGATGATGACCGGCGTCGGTCGCCCCCAGTTCTCCGCCGTCCTCGAGTGCGCCGGCCGCGCCCGCGAGCTCGGCGCGCACGTGTGGGCCGACGGCGGGGTGCGGCACCCGCGCGACGTGGCACTGGCGCTGGCCGCCGGTGCGTCGCAGGTCATGATCGGCTCCTGGTTCGCCGGGACGCACGAGTCGCCTGGCGACCTGCACACCGACGGGACCGGACGCCAGTACAAGGAGAGCTTCGGCATGGCCTCGGCGCGCGCCGTGGCCGCCCGGACCCGTGCGGGCTCGCCGTTCGAGCGCGCCCGCAAGGCCCTGTACGAGGAGGGCATCTCGTCGTCGCGCATGTACCTCGACCCGGACCGGCCCGGCGTCGAGGACCTCCTCGACCAGATCACAGCGGGTCTGCGCAGCGCCTGCACGTACGCCGGAGCGCGCACGCTGGCCGAGTTCGCCGACCGCGCCGTCGTCGGGATCCAGTCCGCGGCCGGGTACGAGGAGGGTCGCCCGCTGCCCGTCGGGTGGTGA
- a CDS encoding YciI family protein, whose protein sequence is MKFLVLLAEKDHFDRWDAADEEERDAAFAAYRSFAAAVKARGRIVCGDALHRPETARTVRPGEPGRSAERAATGGPYAETVEQIGGFYVIDMPTLDDAVEAARLLPAEYTLEVRPCLGVDVG, encoded by the coding sequence ATGAAGTTCCTGGTTCTGCTGGCCGAGAAGGACCACTTCGATCGCTGGGACGCGGCGGACGAGGAGGAGCGTGATGCCGCCTTCGCCGCCTATCGGAGCTTCGCGGCCGCCGTGAAGGCGCGCGGCAGGATCGTCTGCGGTGATGCGCTGCACCGTCCGGAGACGGCGCGGACCGTCCGCCCGGGCGAACCCGGCCGCTCGGCCGAACGCGCGGCCACCGGCGGTCCCTACGCCGAGACCGTCGAGCAGATCGGCGGCTTCTACGTGATCGACATGCCCACGCTCGACGACGCCGTCGAGGCGGCCCGTCTTCTGCCGGCTGAGTACACCCTCGAGGTCCGACCCTGCCTCGGGGTCGACGTGGGGTGA